One segment of Primulina tabacum isolate GXHZ01 chromosome 6, ASM2559414v2, whole genome shotgun sequence DNA contains the following:
- the LOC142550063 gene encoding uncharacterized protein LOC142550063: MVVNFVKNDKSRLRGVCKNEGRELVIHVSPVNKDSCWQIKTFKPEHKNCYWNVKNKNIKSSWLGETFVSKLKSNPKLGTREFREEVKSTLNVSLIYKQAYLGRKKALKLVDGSIVEQFSQIRNYCAELRRSDEGASVILKLTDGDDAPKFQRLYVCFSACKQGFKESCRPVVGVDGCFLKTNIGGQLLTAVGLDPNNNIFPIAYALVEGETKDSWMWFLQLLNNDIGFENEDGWTFMSDKQKGLIPAFENLFPNAENRFCVRHLYTNMKHDGFRGAGIKNALWAAARATRVEEFKRRMEDLKKINHDAYIWLSKNPEQHWSKAYFSTIPKCDILLNNMCFKRTEKKAEKWDGVMCPKIKVVLAKNSKEPAVFSPLMADETHFQIT; the protein is encoded by the exons ATGGTAGTGAACTTTGTCAAGAATGATAAAAGTAGGCTTCGAGGTGTGTGCAAAAATGAAGGACGTGAATTGGTTATTCATGTATCACCAGTGAATAAGGACAGTTGTTGGCAGATAAAGACATTTAAACCTGAGCACAAAAACTGCTATTGGAatgttaagaacaaaaacatcAAGTCAAGCTGGTTAGGTGAAACTTTTGTGAGTAAATTGAAATCAAATCCTAAGTTAGGTACCAGAGAGTTCCGAGAAGAGGTTAAATCTACTTTGAATGTATCCCTCATATATAAACAAGCTTATTTGGGTCGGAAAAAAGCATTAAAGCTAGTTGATGGCAGCATAGTGGAACAATTTAGCCAAATAAGAAATTACTGTGCTGAACTAAGAAGGTCCGATGAAGGTGCATCTGTGATTCTGAAACTGACTGATGGAGATGATGCGCCAAAATTTCAGAGGCTGTATGTGTGCTTCTCGGCCTGTAAACAAGGTTTTAAGGAGTCTTGTAGACCTGTGGTTGGAGTGGATGGATGTTTTTTGAAAACCAATATTGGTGGGCAGTTGTTGACAGCAGTTGGCCTAGATCCAAATAACAACATTTTTCCTATTGCTTATGCATTGGTGGAAGGAGAGACAAAGGATAGTTGGATGTGGTTTCTGCAGTTGTTGAATAACGATATTGGCTTTGAGAATGAAGATGGTTGGACCTTCATGTCTGATAAGCAAAAAGGCTTGATTCCTGCCTTTgagaatttgtttccaaatgccGAAAATAGATTTTGTGTTAGGCATCTATACACCAACATGAAACACGATGGTTTCAGAGGTGCGGGGATTAAAAATGCTCTTTGGGCTGCGGCTAGGGCAACAAGAGTTGAAGAGTTCAAAAGGCGGATGGAAGACTTGAAGAAGATCAATCATGATGCCTATATCTGGTTGAGCAAAAATCCTGAACAACACTGGTCCAAGGCATACTTCAGCACAATTCCAAAATGTGATATACTTCTTAACAACATGT GTTTCAAACGAACAGAGAAAAAGGCCGAGAAATGGGATGGTGTGATGTGTCCAAAAATTAAAGTTGTGTTGGCAAAGAATAGCAAGGAACCAGCTGTGTTTAGTCCTTTGATGGCTGATGAGACACATTTTCAGATCACATGA
- the LOC142549171 gene encoding elongator complex protein 6 produces the protein MTNNPLSNLLDEALGFPHDSKVLSGGGGNRLIIVEDCVDTSGEFVLHHLLKRSLAPQSSHVVIFLSFSRPFSHYDRILRKMGCNLVVQREKKRLLFFDVQRLDRDKGKTREDLLLELYGEVHKAIEVCQTSEGLQNITLMIDDVSLMEIDADGSSNLVRNFLHYCYSLTTQFSCSLVMLNHEDVYSTANRPTLLSQLEYLADVVIKAEPLATGLASDVHGQLTVSNKGVGDISGTLRNKVSNFQFRIKDSGAEYFYPGNRT, from the exons ATGACGAATAATCCATTGTCAAACCTTCTAGATGAGGCCCTGGGCTTCCCACACGATTCAAAAGTGTTATCCGGCGGTGGCGGCAATAGATTGATCATCGTGGAGGATTGCGTGGATACCAGCGGAGAATTCGTGCTCCACCACTTACTGAAGCGCTCCCTAGCGCCGCAATCCTCGCATGTAGTTATTTTCCTCTCGTTCTCCCGGCCATTCTCTCACTACGACCGTATTCTTCGCAAAATG GGATGTAACTTAGTCGTCCAAAGGGAGAAGAAAAGATTGTTGTTCTTTGATGTGCAGCGTCTAG ATAGAGACAAAGGGAAGACGAGGGAGGATTTACTTCTTGAGCTGTATGGAGAAGTTCATAAAGCAATAGAAGTTTGTCAAACATCTGAAGGCTTGCAAAACATAACGTTAATGATTGATGATGTCTCTCTGATGGAAATTGATGCCGATGGCTCATCAAATCTTGTCCGAAATTTTTTGCATTATTGTTACAGTTTAACTACTCAATTT AGTTGTTCTCTTGTTATGCTTAACCACGAGGATGTGTACTCAACAGCGAATAGACCCACTCTGCTTTCACAATTGGAATACCTGGCAGATGTGGTGATTAAAGCCGAACCTTTAGCTACAGGTCTAGCAAGTGATGTTCATGGACAG TTGACTGTTTCAAACAAAGGAGTTGGTGACATCTCTGGCACGTTAAGGAACAAGGTTTCTAATTTCCAGTTCAGAATCAAAGATAGCGGTGCTGAATACTTCTATCCTGGAAACCGGACTTGA